A single region of the Brachypodium distachyon strain Bd21 chromosome 3, Brachypodium_distachyon_v3.0, whole genome shotgun sequence genome encodes:
- the LOC100831254 gene encoding 3-ketoacyl-CoA synthase 11 — protein sequence MDNDAAPPADAAAGERAASPSRRLPDFLQSVRLKYVKLGYHYLITHGMYLLLTPLIVLVAVHLSTLSPGEVADLWAHLRFNLVSVVACSTLLVFLSTVYFLTRPRPVYLVDFACYKPEPERRCTRDTFMRCSKLTGNFTDANLEFQRKILERSGLGEDTYLPPSLVSVPPNPSMDEARKEAQLCMFGAIDDMLAKTGVKPKDIGILVVNCSLFNPTPSLSAMVVNHYKLRGNIISYNLGGMGCSAGLLSIDLAKDLLQVHPNSYALVVSTENMTLNWYFGNNRSMLVSNCLFRMGAAAILLSNKRSDRWRSKYELVHTVRTHKGADDKCFSCVTQEEDDDGKVGVALSKDLMAVAGDALKTNITTLGPLVLPFSEQLLFMLTLVGKKLLKMKIKPYIPDFKLAFEHFCIHAGGRAVLDEIEKNMDLTDWHMEPSRMTLFRFGNTSSSSLWYELAYSEAKGRIRRRDRIWQIAFGSGFKCNSAVWKALRSVNPAKEKNPWMDEIDTFPVDVPKVSKVSSV from the coding sequence ATGGACAACGacgcagcgccgccggccgatgccgccgcgggGGAGCGCGCGGCGTCGCCGTCGCGGCGGCTGCCGGACTTCCTGCAGTCGGTGCGGCTCAAGTACGTGAAGCTGGGGTACCACTACCTCATCACCCACGGCATGTACCTGCTGCTCACCCCGCTCATCGTGCTCGTCGCCGTCCACCTCTCCACGCTCTCCCCGGGCGAGGTCGCCGACCTGTGGGCGCACCTCCGCTTCAACCTCGTCTCCGTCGTCGCCTGCTCCACGctgctcgtcttcctctccaCCGTCTACTTCCTCACCCGCCCGCGCCCCGTCTACCTCGTCGACTTCGCCTGCTacaagccggagccggagcgcCGGTGCACGCGTGACACCTTCATGCGCTGCTCCAAGCTCACCGGCAACTTCACCGACGCCAACCTCGAGTTCCAGCGCAAGATCCTCGAGCGCTCCGGGCTCGGCGAGGACACCTACCTGCCGCCCTCCTTGGTCAGCGTGCCGCCCAACCCCTCCATGGACGAGGCGCGCAAGGAGGCGCAGCTCTGCATGTTCGGCGCCATCGACGACATGCTCGCCAAGACCGGGGTGAAGCCCAAGGACATTGGGATTCTTGTGGTGAATTGCAGCCTGTTCAACCCGACGCCTTCGCTGTCGGCCATGGTGGTGAACCATTACAAGCTGAGGGGGAACATAATCAGCTACAATCTGGGAGGAATGGGCTGCAGTGCTGGCCTCCTGTCCATAGATCTGGCCAAAGATTTGCTGCAGGTGCATCCCAACTCGTATGCGCTGGTGGTCAGCACAGAGAACATGACTCTGAATTGGTATTTTGGGAACAACCGTTCGATGCTTGTGTCGAATTGCCTGTTCCGGATGGGGGCCGCAGCGATCCTGCTGTCGAACAAGAGATCAGACAGATGGAGGTCCAAGTACGAGCTGGTGCACACTGTGAGAACTCACAAGGGTGCAGATGACAAATGCTTCAGCTGCGTCACccaggaggaggacgatgatGGCAAGGTTGGTGTGGCACTGTCAAAGGACCTCATGGCGGTGGCTGGTGATGCGCTCAAGACAAACATCACGACACTTGGCCCGCTTGTGCTACCATTCTCAGAGCAGCTGTTATTCATGCTCACGTTGGTTGGTAAGAAGTTGCTCAAGATGAAGATCAAGCCATACATTCCTGACTTCAAGCTCGCATTTGAGCACTTCTGCATCCATGCCGGTGGGCGCGCTGTGCTGGATGAGATAGAGAAGAACATGGACCTCACCGATTGGCACATGGAGCCGTCACGGATGACATTATTCCGCTTCGGTAACACGTCCAGCAGCTCGCTCTGGTACGAGCTGGCCTACAGCGAGGCGAAGGGGAGGATCAGGAGACGCGACAGGATCTGGCAGATAGCGTTCGGTTCAGGGTTCAAGTGCAACAGCGCAGTCTGGAAGGCGCTACGATCAGTGAACCCGGCGAAGGAGAAGAACCCCTGGATGGACGAGATCGACACGTTCCCGGTGGATGTTCCGAAGGTTTCAAAGGTCTCGAGCGTCTGA